The following proteins are co-located in the Rattus norvegicus strain BN/NHsdMcwi chromosome X, GRCr8, whole genome shotgun sequence genome:
- the Pcsk1n gene encoding proSAAS precursor (The RefSeq protein has 1 substitution compared to this genomic sequence) has protein sequence MAGSPLLCGPRAGGVGLLVLLLLGLLRLPPTLSARPVKEPRSLSAASAPLAETSTPLRLRRAVPRGEAAGAVQELARALAHLLEAERQERARAEAQEAEDQQARVLAQLLRAWGSPRASDPPLAPDDDPDAPAAQLARALLRARLDPAALAAQLVPAPAPAAALRPRPPVYDDGPTGPDVEDAADETPDVDPELLRYLLGRILTGSSEPEAAPAPRRLRRAVDQDLGPEVPPENVLGALLRVKRLENSSPQAPARRLLPP, from the exons ATGGCGGGGTCGCCGCTGCTCTGCGGGCCGAGGGCCGGGGGCGTAGGCCTTTTGGTGCTGCTGCTCTTGGGTCTTCTGAGGCTGCCCCCCACCCTGTCAGCGAGGCCCGTGAAG GAACCCCGCAGTCTGAGCGCAGCATCCGCGCCCTTGGCTGAGACGAGCACTCCCCTCCGCTTGCGTCGGGCCGTGCCCCGAGGAGAGGCGGCGGGTGCGGTGCAGGAGCTGGCGCGGGCGCTGGCGCACCTGCTGGAGGCCGAGAGACAGGAGCGCGAGCGTGCTGAGGCGCAGGAGGCGGAGGATCAGCAGGCACGGGTCCTGGCACAGCTGCTGCGCGCCTGGGGCTCCCCGCGTGCCTCGGACCCGCCCTTGGCCCCGGATGACGACCCGGACGCTCCCGCTGCACAGCTCGCCCGTGCTCTGCTCCGAGCTCGCCTAGACCCGGCCGCCCTGGCGGCTCAGCTTGTccccgcccctgcccctgccGCTGCGCTGCGACCCCGGCCCCCAGTGTATGACGATGGCCCCACCGGCCCAGACGTCGAGGATGCCGCTGACGAGACTCCTGATGTGGACCCTGAGCTGCTGAG GTACTTGCTAGGGCGGATCCTCACCGGAAGTTCGGAGCCAGAGGCTGCTCCGGCCCCGCGCCGCCTCCGCCGAGCTGTGGACCAGGATTTGGGTCCCGAGGTGCCTCCTGAGAACGTACTGGGGGCTCTGCTACGCGTCAAACGTCTCGAGAACTCCTCGCCCCAGGCACCGGCACGCCgcctcctgcctccctga
- the Timm17b gene encoding mitochondrial import inner membrane translocase subunit Tim17-B translates to MEEYAREPCPWRIVDDCGGAFTMGVIGGGVFQAVKGFRNAPVGIRHRFRGSINAVRIRAPQIGGSFAVWGGLFSTIDCGLVRLRGKEDPWNSITSGALTGAVLAARSGPLAMVGSAMMGGILLALIEGVGILLTRYTAQQFRNAPPFLEDPNQLTPKEGAPAPGYPNYQQYH, encoded by the exons CCCGTGGCGAATTGTGGATGATTGTGGCGGAGCCTTCACCATGGGTGTCATTGGTGGTGGAGTCTTCCAGGCTGTCAAGGGCTTCCGCAATGCCCCTGTT GGAATTCGACACCGGTTCAGAGGTAGTATCAATGCTGTGAGGATCCGAGCACCCCAGATTGGAG GTAGCTTTGCAGTATGGGGTGGCCTGTTTTCCACCATCGACTGTGGCCTGGTCCGGCTGCGGGGCAAAGAAGACCCCTGGAACTCCATCACCAGTGGAGCATTGACCGGAGCCGTGTTGGCTGCCCGCA gtggTCCGCTGGCCATGGTGGGCTCTGCGATGATGGGGGGCATCCTGTTGGCCCTCATTGAGGGTGTTGGCATACTTCTCACCCGCTATACTGCCCAGCAGTTCCGCAATG CACCCCCATTCTTGGAGGACCCCAACCAGCTAACCCCTAAAGAGGGAGCTCCGGCCCCAGGTTACCCCAACTACCAGCAGTACCACTGA
- the Timm17b gene encoding mitochondrial import inner membrane translocase subunit Tim17-B isoform X1, with protein sequence MEEYAREPCPWRIVDDCGGAFTMGVIGGGVFQAVKGFRNAPVGIRHRFRGSINAVRIRAPQIGGSFAVWGGLFSTIDCGLVRLRGKEDPWNSITSGALTGAVLAARSGPLAMVGSAMMGGILLALIEGVGILLTRYTAQQFRNGEDLVGNGQGESGSTVSLLHASSPHYLILPSPAPPFLEDPNQLTPKEGAPAPGYPNYQQYH encoded by the exons CCCGTGGCGAATTGTGGATGATTGTGGCGGAGCCTTCACCATGGGTGTCATTGGTGGTGGAGTCTTCCAGGCTGTCAAGGGCTTCCGCAATGCCCCTGTT GGAATTCGACACCGGTTCAGAGGTAGTATCAATGCTGTGAGGATCCGAGCACCCCAGATTGGAG GTAGCTTTGCAGTATGGGGTGGCCTGTTTTCCACCATCGACTGTGGCCTGGTCCGGCTGCGGGGCAAAGAAGACCCCTGGAACTCCATCACCAGTGGAGCATTGACCGGAGCCGTGTTGGCTGCCCGCA gtggTCCGCTGGCCATGGTGGGCTCTGCGATGATGGGGGGCATCCTGTTGGCCCTCATTGAGGGTGTTGGCATACTTCTCACCCGCTATACTGCCCAGCAGTTCCGCAATGGTGAGGACCTGGTGGGCAATGGTCAGGGAGAGTCAGGAAGCACTGTCAGCCTTCTCCACGCTTCCTCACCGCATTACCTCATTCTCCCCTCTCCAGCACCCCCATTCTTGGAGGACCCCAACCAGCTAACCCCTAAAGAGGGAGCTCCGGCCCCAGGTTACCCCAACTACCAGCAGTACCACTGA